Proteins from a genomic interval of Tenacibaculum sp. SZ-18:
- a CDS encoding 3-oxoacyl-ACP synthase III family protein translates to MTAEIIGTGSYIPNIKKENKQFSGNRFLNADGSSFESNNTVIIEKFKIITGIEERRYAEDHFNTSDLGYLAAEKAIENAGINSEDIDYIIFAHNFGDVKNNAIQSDILPSLATRVKHLLKIDNPNCVAYDILFGCPGWIEGVIQAKAFIKAEIAKTVLVIGSETLSRVIDKHDRDSMIYSDGAGACIVQASNNNESGILSHASQTFAKKEAYHLFFGNSYDKNEDPNVRYIKMYGRKIYEFALTHVPNAMKIALDKSNVDISEVKKVFIHQANEKMDEAIIKRFYRLYKKPVPEFIMPMSIHKLGNSSVATVPTLLDLVLNNKIENHIVNKGDVIILASVGAGMNINAIVYRY, encoded by the coding sequence ATGACAGCAGAAATAATTGGTACTGGAAGTTACATTCCAAACATTAAGAAGGAAAATAAACAATTCAGTGGTAATAGATTTTTAAATGCCGATGGTTCATCCTTTGAATCTAATAATACGGTTATAATTGAAAAATTTAAAATAATTACTGGAATTGAAGAAAGGCGATATGCAGAGGATCATTTTAACACTTCAGATTTAGGGTATCTTGCTGCAGAAAAAGCTATTGAAAACGCCGGTATCAATTCAGAAGACATAGACTATATCATCTTTGCTCATAATTTCGGAGATGTCAAAAACAATGCAATTCAAAGCGATATCTTACCTAGTTTAGCAACACGTGTTAAGCATTTACTTAAAATTGATAATCCAAATTGTGTTGCTTATGACATTTTATTTGGTTGTCCTGGTTGGATAGAAGGTGTTATTCAAGCGAAAGCATTCATTAAAGCAGAAATTGCAAAAACTGTATTGGTTATTGGTTCTGAAACTTTATCGAGAGTTATAGATAAACATGATCGAGATTCAATGATTTATAGTGACGGAGCCGGGGCATGTATTGTTCAGGCTTCTAACAATAATGAAAGTGGTATTTTAAGTCATGCTTCTCAAACCTTTGCGAAGAAAGAGGCTTATCATCTATTCTTCGGTAACTCCTATGACAAAAACGAAGATCCTAACGTGCGTTATATAAAAATGTATGGTAGAAAAATTTATGAATTTGCTTTAACTCATGTTCCTAACGCGATGAAAATTGCGCTAGATAAAAGCAATGTCGATATTTCAGAAGTAAAAAAAGTGTTCATTCATCAAGCTAACGAAAAAATGGATGAAGCCATTATCAAACGTTTTTATAGATTATATAAAAAGCCAGTACCGGAATTTATTATGCCAATGAGCATCCATAAATTAGGAAATAGTTCTGTTGCAACTGTACCTACCTTACTAGATCTAGTTTTGAATAATAAAATTGAAAATCATATTGTAAATAAAGGTGATGTAATCATCTTAGCATCAGTAGGTGCGGGTATGAATATTAACGCAATTGTATATCGATATTAA
- the guaA gene encoding glutamine-hydrolyzing GMP synthase — protein MQQHNVLILDFGSQYTQLIARRVRELNIYCEIHPFNKIPNSIDNFKAVILSGSPYSVRSEEAPHPDLSEIKGKKPLLAVCYGAQYLAHFSGGLVAPSNTREYGRAHLSFVKDNEIFFKNISTGSQVWMSHSDTIKNLPENGVLLASTHDVENAAYKIEGETTYAIQFHPEVYHSTDGTQLLKNFLVDIAGLEQQWTPNSFVESTVNGLKEKIGDDKVILGLSGGVDSTVAGVLLHKAIGQNLHCIFVNNGLLRKNEYENVLKQYEGMGLNVEGVDASERFLSALDGISDPETKRKTIGRVFIEVFDDEAAKVENAKWLAQGTIYPDVIESVSVNGGPSATIKSHHNVGGLPDFMKLEVVEPLRMIFKDEVRRVGASMGIDKELLGRHPFPGPGLAIRILGDITSEKVRILQEVDAIFIDGLKESGLYNDVWQAGAILLPVNSVGVMGDERTYEKVVALRAVESTDGMTADWVNLPYEFLQKTSNKIINNVKGVNRVVYDISSKPPATIEWE, from the coding sequence ATGCAACAACACAACGTACTTATTTTAGATTTCGGTTCGCAATACACGCAATTAATTGCGCGCCGTGTAAGAGAATTAAATATTTATTGTGAGATTCACCCTTTCAATAAAATTCCAAACAGTATAGATAATTTTAAAGCTGTTATCTTATCGGGTAGTCCATACTCTGTAAGATCAGAAGAAGCTCCACATCCAGACTTATCTGAGATTAAAGGAAAAAAACCTTTATTAGCAGTTTGTTACGGAGCTCAGTATCTAGCGCATTTTTCTGGAGGATTAGTGGCGCCATCGAATACTCGCGAATATGGTAGAGCTCACCTTTCTTTTGTAAAGGACAATGAAATTTTCTTTAAAAATATTTCTACAGGTAGTCAAGTTTGGATGAGTCACTCAGACACCATTAAAAATTTACCAGAAAATGGAGTTTTACTAGCTAGTACTCATGATGTAGAAAATGCCGCATATAAAATTGAAGGTGAAACTACTTATGCTATTCAATTCCATCCAGAAGTATATCATTCAACTGATGGTACACAATTATTAAAGAATTTTTTAGTTGATATAGCAGGTTTAGAACAGCAATGGACACCAAATTCCTTTGTAGAGTCAACAGTTAATGGGTTAAAAGAAAAAATTGGTGACGATAAAGTTATTTTAGGTTTATCTGGTGGTGTAGATTCTACAGTAGCAGGTGTTTTACTTCATAAGGCTATTGGACAAAATTTACACTGTATTTTTGTTAATAATGGTCTTCTAAGAAAAAATGAGTATGAAAATGTGCTTAAGCAATACGAAGGAATGGGATTAAACGTTGAAGGTGTAGATGCATCTGAACGTTTTTTATCAGCTTTAGACGGAATTAGTGACCCAGAAACAAAAAGAAAAACAATTGGAAGAGTATTTATCGAAGTTTTTGATGATGAAGCCGCTAAAGTAGAAAATGCCAAATGGTTAGCTCAAGGAACAATTTATCCTGATGTGATTGAATCAGTTTCAGTTAACGGAGGACCTTCGGCTACAATTAAAAGTCATCATAATGTAGGTGGTTTACCTGACTTTATGAAGCTTGAAGTTGTTGAGCCACTACGTATGATTTTTAAAGATGAAGTGAGACGTGTAGGAGCCTCAATGGGAATTGATAAGGAGTTACTGGGAAGACATCCGTTTCCAGGACCAGGTTTAGCAATCCGAATTTTAGGAGATATCACTTCAGAAAAAGTTCGTATTTTGCAAGAGGTGGATGCTATTTTTATAGATGGTTTAAAAGAAAGCGGATTATACAACGACGTATGGCAAGCTGGTGCAATTTTACTGCCAGTGAACTCAGTTGGTGTCATGGGAGATGAAAGAACTTATGAAAAAGTCGTTGCTTTGAGAGCAGTTGAAAGTACTGATGGTATGACTGCAGATTGGGTAAATTTACCTTATGAGTTTTTACAAAAAACATCTAATAAAATAATTAATAATGTTAAAGGAGTGAATAGAGTTGTTTACGATATTAGTTCTAAACCTCCTGCAACTATTGAATGGGAATAA
- a CDS encoding LysM peptidoglycan-binding domain-containing protein — protein MSKIKFWAITFVLAILVSCSQQKRYISYQVKEGETMRDIAERINVKTEDLERLNPDVGTNPASNSTIVIPNPEFKKTIPLIQETDEDKGKVTETDNTQDEPTTDVDEVKTAPDSTQIVRTVYEYKTHIVKPGETVYRLTKTYNISKDELIELNPEFPKIKDNLLSVGQEVKVKVTEKKIVYISREEDLKNHVTHIVKPKETVYSLTRFYNITKQEMMDLNPEFPEIADNNLSIGQILRIRPIEEKMTSDNSTMYIDTIAVTEPIKLAFLLPFKAQEYDSIASEDIFDTKNGGSARVANMVTDFYLGAEMALDSIKKSGIQIDVSVFDTGNRGKEVQKILAEDKLANVDVVIGPFYSGQADKVANDVNVPVIFPHFSNNQDEFSSPRIIKSAPDKDTHSAFLVEYLNEIYSGETIFIVSDGSKQSDEQLAFLEKQLKKNDSIKNIITLKPEKDYIKKKRFTDKMKPNVHNWIILTSDEKSYIADAINSMVVLPEDVTAQVFTIDKTPAYDYINNNTLARIDFTYVTDNYSEENDQNLKKFFKHYKKRNKDIPSEYAIRGFDLTYDVLIRMASGENLTDTYREGVSMRLENKFDFNKKLFGSYGNRGLFIVRYKDDLTLERLK, from the coding sequence ATGAGTAAAATAAAATTTTGGGCTATTACATTTGTCTTGGCGATTCTAGTTTCTTGTAGTCAACAAAAGAGATATATTTCTTACCAGGTAAAAGAGGGAGAAACGATGAGAGACATTGCTGAAAGAATTAATGTAAAAACGGAAGATTTAGAAAGGTTAAATCCTGATGTTGGTACAAACCCTGCATCAAATAGCACAATAGTAATTCCGAATCCAGAATTTAAGAAAACTATACCTTTAATTCAGGAAACTGATGAAGACAAAGGTAAAGTTACAGAAACTGATAATACACAAGATGAACCAACTACTGATGTGGATGAAGTGAAAACAGCACCAGATTCTACTCAAATTGTAAGAACAGTGTATGAGTACAAAACTCATATTGTTAAACCAGGCGAAACAGTTTATAGATTAACTAAAACTTATAACATTAGTAAAGATGAATTAATCGAGTTAAATCCAGAGTTTCCTAAAATTAAAGACAACTTACTAAGTGTTGGTCAAGAAGTAAAGGTAAAAGTTACTGAGAAAAAAATTGTTTATATTTCACGAGAAGAAGACTTAAAAAATCATGTTACTCATATTGTTAAACCAAAAGAAACAGTTTACAGCTTAACTAGGTTTTATAATATCACAAAACAGGAAATGATGGATTTAAATCCTGAGTTTCCTGAAATAGCTGATAATAATCTTTCAATCGGGCAGATCTTAAGAATTCGTCCAATTGAAGAAAAGATGACTTCTGATAATTCAACAATGTACATAGACACGATTGCTGTAACCGAACCAATTAAATTGGCTTTTCTATTACCATTCAAAGCTCAAGAATACGATAGCATTGCTAGCGAAGATATTTTTGATACTAAAAACGGGGGTAGCGCAAGAGTTGCTAACATGGTAACAGACTTTTATCTTGGTGCGGAAATGGCCTTAGATTCTATTAAAAAAAGTGGAATACAAATAGATGTCTCTGTATTCGATACTGGAAACAGAGGAAAGGAAGTACAGAAAATTTTAGCCGAAGATAAACTGGCAAATGTAGATGTTGTTATCGGTCCTTTTTACTCAGGTCAAGCAGATAAGGTTGCTAATGATGTGAATGTGCCTGTTATTTTTCCTCACTTTTCAAATAATCAAGACGAATTTTCATCACCTAGAATTATAAAATCTGCTCCTGATAAAGATACTCATAGCGCTTTTCTAGTAGAATATTTAAATGAAATTTATAGCGGTGAAACAATTTTTATTGTAAGTGATGGTTCGAAACAATCAGATGAACAATTAGCATTTTTAGAAAAACAACTCAAAAAAAATGATTCAATTAAAAATATCATTACTCTAAAACCAGAAAAAGACTATATTAAGAAAAAGCGTTTTACAGATAAAATGAAGCCTAATGTTCATAATTGGATTATTTTAACTTCAGATGAAAAGTCTTACATTGCTGATGCCATAAATAGTATGGTTGTTTTACCAGAAGATGTTACTGCACAAGTATTCACAATTGACAAAACTCCAGCGTACGATTACATAAACAATAATACGTTGGCTAGAATCGACTTTACATATGTAACAGATAATTACTCTGAAGAGAACGATCAAAATCTAAAGAAATTCTTTAAACATTACAAGAAAAGAAATAAAGATATTCCTTCTGAATATGCCATAAGAGGTTTTGATTTAACTTATGATGTTTTAATCAGAATGGCATCTGGAGAAAATTTAACTGATACTTATAGGGAAGGTGTTTCGATGAGATTAGAAAATAAATTCGACTTCAATAAAAAGTTATTTGGATCCTACGGTAATAGAGGCTTATTTATTGTTAGATATAAAGATGATCTTACTTTGGAACGACTGAAATAA
- the porV gene encoding type IX secretion system outer membrane channel protein PorV: protein MKKSTTLTLLLFTFLGFNLRGQVNEGSITTSVPFLQISSDARAGGMGEIGVASSPDAFSLFHNPAKIAFNDSKLSVGVSYVPWLRNLTDDIFAGNLSVINRFSENSAWGVDFKYFSLGRIDLTDNSGNSTGTINPSEFALSGYYSLKLSERFSMAVGLKYINSNLDVDNNSLEAVNSFAVDIGAYYQSDEENYGTFNGRYRIGVNVANIGPKVEYTPGEENFIPTIAKIGGGFDFIFDDYNTLGVNLEFRKLLVPSSGSRSSRGWFEGMFTSLGDRSFSEELQEVNWSLGAEYMYNNAFALRAGYFNESENKGNRKFFTMGAGFTAQAFSVDLSYLINTSDVNNPLENTLRFSLAFDIGEIYDNY, encoded by the coding sequence ATGAAAAAATCAACAACATTAACCTTATTATTGTTCACTTTTTTAGGATTCAATTTAAGAGGACAAGTTAATGAAGGATCAATAACAACTTCTGTTCCTTTCCTTCAAATTAGTTCAGATGCAAGAGCCGGTGGTATGGGTGAAATTGGGGTAGCATCATCTCCAGACGCATTTTCTTTATTTCATAATCCTGCCAAAATCGCATTTAATGATAGCAAATTAAGCGTAGGAGTTAGTTATGTGCCTTGGTTACGTAATTTAACAGATGATATCTTTGCAGGGAATCTATCTGTAATAAACAGATTTAGTGAAAATAGTGCTTGGGGAGTAGACTTTAAATATTTCTCTTTAGGAAGAATTGATTTAACTGATAATAGTGGAAATAGTACAGGAACTATCAACCCAAGTGAATTTGCATTATCAGGGTATTATTCTTTAAAATTGAGCGAACGCTTTTCAATGGCTGTTGGTTTAAAATATATTAACTCTAATTTAGATGTTGATAATAACTCACTAGAAGCGGTAAACTCTTTTGCAGTTGATATAGGTGCTTATTATCAATCAGATGAAGAGAATTACGGTACTTTCAACGGACGATACAGAATTGGAGTTAATGTTGCTAACATTGGACCAAAAGTTGAATACACACCAGGAGAAGAGAACTTTATTCCTACCATAGCAAAAATTGGTGGTGGATTCGATTTTATTTTTGATGACTACAACACTTTAGGAGTTAATCTTGAATTCAGAAAACTTTTAGTACCATCAAGCGGATCTAGATCTTCTAGAGGATGGTTCGAAGGAATGTTTACATCTTTAGGAGACAGAAGCTTTAGTGAAGAATTACAAGAGGTTAACTGGTCACTTGGAGCGGAATACATGTACAATAATGCTTTTGCATTAAGAGCTGGTTATTTTAATGAAAGTGAAAATAAAGGAAATAGAAAATTCTTTACAATGGGTGCTGGATTTACTGCTCAAGCTTTCTCAGTTGATTTATCTTACTTAATTAATACTTCTGATGTAAATAATCCGTTAGAAAACACATTACGCTTTTCATTAGCCTTTGACATAGGAGAAATTTACGATAACTATTAA
- the cdd gene encoding cytidine deaminase, protein MEKVNISIDAIVYENLSELTKEDKMLFDKAIEAREKAYAPYSKFKVGAALLLETGIVVTGNNQENAAYPSGMCAERIAIWKAASDYPGVSVKKLVLTAASKETQVKTPVPPCGACRQVLYEYEFNQKEPIQIYFMGETGKIIKVESLNSLLPFSFDSTFL, encoded by the coding sequence ATGGAAAAGGTAAATATCTCAATTGATGCCATAGTTTATGAAAACCTTAGCGAACTTACGAAAGAGGATAAAATGTTATTTGATAAAGCTATTGAAGCAAGAGAGAAAGCCTATGCACCATATTCAAAATTTAAGGTTGGAGCGGCCTTATTACTAGAAACAGGAATAGTTGTTACTGGTAATAACCAAGAAAATGCTGCCTATCCGTCAGGTATGTGTGCTGAAAGAATTGCTATCTGGAAAGCTGCTTCTGACTACCCGGGGGTTTCAGTAAAAAAACTAGTACTAACAGCAGCTTCCAAAGAAACCCAAGTAAAAACACCTGTACCGCCTTGTGGAGCCTGCAGACAAGTTTTATATGAATATGAGTTTAACCAAAAAGAACCAATTCAAATTTATTTCATGGGTGAAACTGGTAAAATCATAAAAGTAGAGTCTTTGAATTCATTATTACCTTTTTCATTTGACAGCACTTTTCTTTAA
- the porU gene encoding type IX secretion system sortase PorU produces MKRLLTLTILIISFIGVSQTTNSVLSSGTWFKFAIDTTGVFRIDMNFLRDLGINTNNIDPRNIKIYGNGGKTLPEFASALRYNDLQENAIIVRGENDGSFNSDDYILFYGVGPHSWEIDISNETASHIQNIYNEEAFYFITVGDTPGKRITNSPLLTGNSVTSIDTFDDFVFYERENTNLLAVGRLWFGENFSVERNQTFTIPFENALAQSNINVKVTAVAQSTISSNMNILVNGTNSSSISFPPVSSSTSSGLARYGQSTITSTSSNSVSVQIDYNNNGNPSAKSFLDYIEIIGKKNLTSSGKQFSFRSFAEAKTVGIVEYNISNSTDIFQVWNVSDPLNIKNIQNESPSTDLFSFRANGGNLNEYVVLNENDLYSPKQIQEKTVPNQNLHALSNIEYLVITNQELLSEAKRLADFHQVNSNLNSRVILLSEIYNEFSSGSKDITGIRDFIKYLHDNSSVNMLKYVCFFGDSSYDFKDRISSNNNIVPTFHAVQSFDLVSSYVTDDYFVMIDDNDGRMLGSDDIDISSGRIPVTTVQQANQVVNKILKYYDSSSFGDWRNTVTLVADDIDVSTDATLQSGLEEVADSIKKYKPILNVNKIYADAFKQENSSGGERYPQVKNAITNAIEKGTLVLDYFGHGGEDGLAAERILEIPQIQEFNNNNLPLFITVTCEFSRFDNPLRDTAGEQLFLNPNGGAVSMITTTRDVFISLGETFNKELTQYVLNFDNTDDTISTNLIKTKNETSSSQRFFIYYFGDPAMKLAIPKPDIRVSRINDVPISQPVDTLKALSRIKIDGIITDTSGTPLNDFNGTVFTTIFDKPIDKNTLDNDGFGIINTFDSQESKIFRGKSSVQNGTFSFEFIVPKDIKITYGNAKMSFYGENQIIDKSGINLDAIVGGINDNAPTDVIGPEIQLFMNDEAFIDGGTTNTSPNLIVKLSDISGINTSITAVDHDIVAIIDDNQSEPIILNDFYETELDDFTKGIVNYPLRDLSVGTHTIKIKAWDTYNNSSEATLTFEVVSDTKLVLENVLNYPNPFTNYTEFWFNHNKPNEPLEVQVQIFTISGKLIKTINQTVQTTGGLSRTINWNGLDDFGNKIGKGVYLYKLKVKSTVSNLTSEKYEKLVLL; encoded by the coding sequence ATGAAAAGACTATTAACTCTTACCATATTAATCATTAGTTTTATCGGGGTTAGCCAAACTACCAACTCTGTTCTATCAAGTGGAACTTGGTTTAAATTTGCCATTGATACAACAGGTGTTTTCAGAATTGACATGAATTTTTTGCGAGACTTGGGTATTAACACGAATAACATTGATCCACGAAACATAAAAATTTATGGAAATGGAGGTAAAACTTTACCTGAATTTGCTTCTGCTTTAAGGTATAATGATTTACAGGAAAATGCCATCATTGTTCGAGGTGAAAACGATGGCTCTTTTAATAGTGACGATTATATTTTATTTTATGGTGTTGGACCTCATAGTTGGGAGATAGATATATCCAACGAAACTGCATCACATATTCAAAATATTTATAATGAGGAAGCTTTTTATTTTATCACTGTAGGAGATACACCAGGAAAAAGAATTACTAATAGTCCCTTACTAACTGGAAATTCAGTAACTTCAATAGATACTTTTGATGACTTTGTTTTTTATGAAAGAGAGAACACGAACCTCTTAGCAGTAGGAAGATTATGGTTTGGTGAAAACTTTTCGGTAGAAAGAAATCAAACTTTTACAATCCCTTTTGAAAATGCTCTAGCACAATCTAATATAAATGTTAAAGTGACGGCTGTAGCCCAATCTACGATATCGTCAAATATGAATATTTTGGTAAATGGAACAAATTCTTCATCTATTAGCTTCCCTCCTGTTTCGAGCTCAACCTCTTCTGGACTAGCACGATATGGACAAAGTACAATTACGAGTACCTCTTCTAATTCAGTAAGTGTACAAATTGATTATAATAACAATGGAAATCCTTCTGCAAAATCATTTTTAGATTATATTGAAATCATAGGAAAGAAAAATTTAACATCTTCTGGAAAACAATTTAGCTTCAGAAGTTTTGCAGAAGCAAAAACAGTAGGTATTGTTGAATACAATATTTCAAACTCAACAGACATATTCCAAGTTTGGAATGTTTCTGATCCTCTTAATATTAAAAATATTCAAAACGAATCTCCTTCAACAGACCTATTTTCGTTCAGAGCTAACGGTGGTAATTTAAACGAGTATGTTGTTCTTAATGAAAATGATCTCTATAGTCCTAAACAAATACAAGAAAAAACTGTTCCTAATCAAAATTTACACGCACTTTCTAATATTGAATATTTGGTAATCACTAATCAAGAATTATTGAGTGAAGCAAAGAGGTTAGCAGATTTTCATCAAGTAAATAGTAATCTTAATTCTAGAGTTATTTTATTATCAGAAATTTACAATGAGTTTTCTTCAGGTAGTAAAGATATTACTGGGATAAGGGATTTTATAAAATACCTTCACGATAACTCCTCAGTAAATATGTTGAAGTATGTGTGTTTTTTTGGAGATTCTTCCTATGATTTTAAAGATAGAATTTCAAGCAACAATAATATAGTCCCAACATTTCATGCCGTTCAAAGTTTTGATTTAGTATCTTCCTATGTTACAGATGATTATTTTGTAATGATTGATGATAATGATGGAAGGATGTTAGGAAGTGACGACATTGATATTAGTTCTGGAAGAATTCCTGTTACCACTGTTCAGCAAGCAAATCAGGTTGTCAATAAAATTTTAAAATATTATGATAGTTCTTCTTTTGGTGATTGGAGAAACACTGTAACTTTGGTCGCAGATGATATAGATGTTTCCACGGATGCTACTTTACAATCAGGATTAGAAGAAGTAGCAGACAGTATAAAAAAGTACAAACCTATATTAAACGTAAATAAAATATACGCAGATGCGTTCAAACAAGAAAACTCATCAGGTGGTGAACGTTACCCACAAGTTAAAAATGCCATAACAAATGCTATTGAAAAGGGAACTTTAGTATTAGATTATTTTGGTCATGGTGGTGAAGATGGGTTGGCTGCGGAAAGAATCCTTGAAATCCCACAAATACAAGAGTTTAATAATAATAATTTACCACTATTTATAACAGTAACCTGTGAATTTTCAAGATTTGACAACCCTTTGCGTGACACTGCAGGAGAACAATTATTTTTAAATCCAAATGGTGGAGCTGTTAGCATGATTACAACTACTAGGGATGTTTTTATCTCACTTGGAGAAACTTTCAATAAAGAATTAACTCAATATGTACTAAATTTTGATAATACTGACGACACTATTTCTACAAATCTCATCAAAACTAAAAACGAAACCTCAAGTAGCCAGCGATTTTTCATTTATTACTTCGGTGATCCTGCTATGAAATTGGCTATTCCAAAACCAGACATCAGAGTAAGCCGAATCAATGATGTTCCAATTTCTCAACCAGTTGACACTTTAAAAGCTTTATCTAGAATTAAAATTGATGGGATTATTACAGATACTTCTGGTACTCCTCTTAACGACTTTAATGGAACGGTATTTACTACTATATTTGATAAACCTATTGATAAAAATACTTTAGATAATGATGGTTTTGGGATTATCAACACGTTTGATTCACAAGAAAGTAAAATCTTCAGAGGAAAGTCATCTGTTCAAAATGGAACATTTAGTTTTGAATTTATAGTTCCAAAAGATATTAAAATTACTTATGGAAACGCCAAAATGAGTTTCTACGGAGAGAATCAAATTATTGATAAATCAGGAATAAATTTGGACGCTATTGTTGGAGGTATAAATGACAATGCTCCCACCGATGTCATTGGACCAGAAATTCAACTTTTCATGAACGATGAGGCTTTCATTGATGGAGGTACAACGAATACTTCACCTAATTTAATAGTAAAACTATCTGATATTAGCGGAATCAATACCTCCATAACTGCGGTTGATCATGATATTGTAGCCATTATAGATGACAATCAATCAGAACCAATCATATTAAACGACTTTTATGAAACCGAACTAGATGATTTTACAAAAGGTATTGTTAATTATCCACTTAGAGATTTATCGGTGGGAACACATACTATTAAAATAAAAGCTTGGGATACATATAATAATTCGTCTGAAGCCACGTTAACCTTTGAGGTTGTAAGCGATACAAAATTAGTTTTGGAGAATGTTCTAAATTACCCAAATCCCTTCACAAACTATACTGAGTTTTGGTTCAACCATAATAAACCAAACGAACCGCTGGAAGTCCAAGTTCAAATATTTACAATCTCTGGAAAATTAATCAAAACAATTAATCAGACAGTTCAAACCACGGGTGGTTTATCTAGAACAATTAACTGGAATGGATTAGATGATTTTGGAAATAAAATCGGAAAGGGTGTTTATTTGTATAAGTTAAAAGTAAAATCAACAGTCAGTAATTTGACATCTGAAAAATATGAGAAACTCGTATTACTGTAA